Proteins co-encoded in one Methanosphaera sp. genomic window:
- a CDS encoding sodium-dependent transporter: MNKSDKSKNQWNSSFAFLMAMIGSAVGLGNIWRFNYVLYSEGGGAFLIPYIIAILVMGIPFLILEYGLGYGLRDSLSNILKKIKPYLEVVGWFTSFIVFLILTYYIVIVGWDVIYLALSFFKGWGADPNLFFSNHIVVGGNDLNSITSFVLPLSIITVLLWIVLWYISCKSIDRIEKTVKVLIPLLFLLMAFIVFYSLTLPGHMMGLQALFEPRWELLSDIKIWLAAFGQVLFSLSIGMTIAITYASYLPDGSEITGNILTVVFSNSFFELFTAVGVFSILGFMSLQSGLPIDQLATSGAGLSFIVFPQVFNILGDSAYILGPIFFLCILFAGITSTLALFETMRNPISIKFGYSRRKSSTILAIVGVIISLIYTTGSGSFILTVADNFLNNTGLLFAVALQCIIFGWMYGVDKLLPKINENSKIKVGKTWTRVIKYILPFILLILWISGVMDVVKLKDVNEMIIQAIITILIIVVPIILSKLPAKDKDDGKIKQ, translated from the coding sequence TTGAATAAATCAGATAAATCAAAAAACCAGTGGAACAGTTCATTTGCATTTCTCATGGCAATGATTGGATCAGCCGTTGGTCTGGGTAATATATGGAGATTTAACTATGTACTCTACTCTGAAGGTGGTGGTGCATTTCTAATACCATATATTATAGCAATACTTGTTATGGGAATTCCATTTCTTATACTTGAATATGGTCTTGGATATGGACTTCGTGATTCACTATCAAATATACTAAAGAAAATTAAGCCATACCTTGAAGTTGTTGGATGGTTTACATCGTTTATTGTATTTTTAATACTTACATATTATATTGTTATTGTAGGATGGGATGTAATATATCTGGCACTTAGCTTCTTTAAAGGTTGGGGTGCAGATCCTAACCTGTTTTTTAGCAACCATATTGTTGTAGGTGGAAATGATCTTAATTCTATTACATCATTTGTACTGCCACTTAGTATTATAACAGTACTACTTTGGATTGTATTATGGTATATTTCATGTAAGTCAATAGATAGAATTGAAAAAACAGTAAAAGTATTAATACCACTTCTTTTCTTGTTAATGGCATTTATTGTATTTTATTCACTTACACTACCAGGACATATGATGGGACTTCAAGCACTCTTTGAACCTAGATGGGAACTTCTTTCAGATATAAAGATTTGGCTTGCAGCCTTTGGACAGGTACTCTTTTCACTTTCAATTGGTATGACAATTGCAATAACATATGCAAGTTATCTGCCTGATGGTAGTGAAATTACAGGTAATATATTAACTGTTGTATTTTCAAATTCATTTTTTGAATTATTTACAGCAGTAGGTGTATTTTCAATTCTTGGTTTTATGTCACTTCAAAGTGGACTTCCAATAGATCAGCTTGCAACAAGTGGAGCAGGACTATCTTTTATAGTATTTCCACAGGTATTTAATATATTAGGTGATAGTGCATATATTCTAGGACCTATATTTTTCCTATGCATACTATTTGCTGGTATAACATCAACACTTGCACTTTTTGAAACTATGCGAAATCCAATATCAATCAAGTTTGGATATTCAAGACGTAAATCATCAACAATACTTGCAATAGTAGGAGTTATAATATCACTCATATATACAACAGGATCTGGAAGCTTTATACTTACAGTAGCAGATAACTTCCTTAATAATACTGGATTATTATTTGCTGTTGCTCTTCAATGTATAATCTTTGGATGGATGTATGGTGTAGATAAACTACTTCCAAAGATAAATGAAAATTCAAAGATAAAAGTTGGAAAAACATGGACAAGGGTAATTAAGTACATCTTACCATTCATACTGTTAATATTATGGATATCAGGAGTTATGGATGTTGTAAAACTTAAAGATGTAAATGAAATGATAATACAAGCAATAATTACTATTTTAATAATTGTTGTACCTATAATATTATCAAAACTACCAGCAAAAGATAAAGACGATGGTAAAATTAAACAATAG